The genomic segment GGGGGCAGGTGATGCACTGAAGCCGGCATTCCAGTATGGTAGCGTGGTCTTTGCAGGTACCATATTCACACTCTTCACAGGGGCAGCCTACGGGATACTAAGATCCGAGGGTGATGCAAAGAGGCCAATGTATGCCATGGGCCTCTCAGCGGTCCTCAACATGGTCCTTGACCCCCTCCTCATATACACGGCAGGGTGGGGTATAGCCGGGGCGGCCTGGGCCACGGTGATATCCCAGCTTGCGGTCTCACTCGTTGTACTTTACTGGTTCCTTGGGGGCGGAACCTACACCTCCATAGGGATGAAACACTTCAGACCCGACCGTGGGGTTGCCCTCTCAATACTCTCAGTGACGGTACCTGCGAGTGCAGAGTTCTTTGTCATGTCCCTGGTAACCGCGGTACTCAACGGGATACTCACAGCCGTCGGAGGTACCAGTGCAGTTGCAGTGTATTCAGCGGGGTGGAGGATAGTCATGCTGGCAATCGTCCCGGTGATATCGGTTGCAACTGCCCTTGTGAGTGTATCGGGGGTTGCCTATGGTTCAAGGAACTTCAGAAACCTTGAGGTGGTCCACGGGTACTCCATAAGGCTGGGGCTTATGATAGCCGCTGCCACCGCCCTCCTGACCTTCATACTTGCCCCCTGGATCTCATGGGTATTCTCGTACTCCCAGGCATCCGCGGACCTGGCACCCAGGATAACCTGGTTCCTGAGGGTCATCTGCCTCTTCTACCTCTTCCTCCCACCGGGTATAATGTCAGGTTCCATCTTCCAGGGGGCCGGGAGGGGGCTCACGTCCCTCACACTCTCGGTTATAAGGCAGGTCCTCCTTGTTGCTGTATTCGCCTACCTCCTGGGTGTGACCCTGGGATTCGGTGAGGTTGGAGTCTGGTGGGGTGTGGTTGCAGGTGACATCGGGGGAAGCCTCATAGCCTACCTCTGGGCAAGGCTCTTTATAGGGAGGCTCAGAAGGTACGGGGACTGATTTTTCCCGGATTTAATGGTTCTGAATGTTTTCCCTTCACGGAGGGTTACTTAATGGAAGAAAAAAGTTTATTGCTTAATTTGCTGTGCAAACCTCCAGATTAATAGTTTATGGGGTGCTACACCCCGTATTTAACCTTCTTCTGATGTAGACCGCCAGGAGGCCCCCCACGAATGCTGCAAGTATCAGTGAAATGACCATGAGTATCCCTGATATGAGCTGGAGGTAATCGGCTGGTGCGTAGGTGGGTTCAGGTGCCAGTCCCATGGGTTCCGCTGCACCTGTCATGTCCCCACCGGTGTCAGGGAATACCTGTGAGATGGCTGAGAGGGCCATCATGCCACCAGTGGTTGTTGCCATGAGCCCCACCATACCGATGGTCAGGTAGATGAGTACCAGGAACCCTGAGTTCACCAGGGATTCACTGTAGGTTTCAGCCCCCAGGCCTGCAACGAAGGATTCCACAAAGAGGAAGACGAAGGCTACAATGAATACAAAGAATATGGGGTCCATGAATCCGTCCATGAGGACACCGCCAAGGAGTAACGCGGTGAGTGTCCCTGCAACTGCACCCACAAGTATCCCGAATACGGAGCTTAAAACATTCAGCTTACTGTTCAGCCACTTCAGCAGTGGTTCACCATTTCTATTCACATTGAGTCTCAAATTTACCACCATGAACACTTAATAATTACATTCATGTTTTTTACTTCATAAAAACCTTTCCGGTTGAGGGGAAACTACTAATAATAAATCAACATATCTGAATTTACTGATGTGTAACCGGTGATGTCATGGAAAGTGAAGAGATGGGAATATTCGAAAGGTACCTCACAGTCTGGGTGATACTCTGCATAATCACAGGGGTTGGGATCGGACAGTTCATACCCGCCTTCCCGGCCCTCCTCAACAGGTTACAGTACGCCCAGGTATCCCTCCCGGTGGCGGTACTGATATGGCTAATGATATACCCCATGATGCTCAGGATAGACTTCTCAAGCATAATACGCGCCACCAGGGAAATCAGGGGGCTCACTGTTACCTGCGGGACCAACTGGCTCATAAAGCCATTCACCATGTATATCGTGGCATCATTCTTCCTCCTCGGAGTTTTCTCAAATCTTATACCGCCTGAACTCGGGAGGGAGTACCTTGCAGGGGCGGTACTACTCGGGGCGGCACCATGCACAGCCATGGTCTTCGTCTGGAGCAGCCTCACACGGGGTGACCCGGCCTACACGCTGGTGCAGGTGGCGGTGAACGACATAATACTCCTCTTCGCCTACGCCCCCATAGTGGCCTTCCTCCTGGGTATAGGTAACATCCAGGTACCCTACGACACCCTCATACTCTCTGTGGTGCTCTTCGTGGTGGTACCGCTACTTGCAGGGTACCTCACAAGGAGGAGGCTCATCACCTCAAGGGGACCCGAGTACTTCCAGGAGTTCCTGGGGAAATTCGAGAACATAACGGTCATCGGACTCCTCCTAACCCTCATCATAATATTCTCATTCCAGGGGATGGTCATAATTGAGAACCCCCTCCACATAGGTTTAATCGCTGTTCCCCTCATAATACAGACCTTCCTGATCTTCACGGTGGCCTACCTCTGGGCCCGCCTATGGAGGCTGAGGCATGCGGTGGCTGCACCCGCAGCCCTCATAGGTGCAAGCAACTTCTTTGAACTGGCGGTGGCGGTGGCCATATCACTCTTCGGTTTACAGTCAGGGGCGGCCCTCGCCACGGTTGTTGGGGTCCTGGTGGAGGTCCCGGTGATGCTTGCACTTGTGAGGATAGCCAACGCAACACGGGGCAGGTTTCCTGCCTGAAAAAACAATTTATTTTTATTTTACTGGAACCAGTACTTTTACTGGATGATATCAGTGGGATGTGCCTAATAGAGAAACCCTCAGGGGTCTCCATGAAGGGGATTATTTATGAGTTCATACTCTTGATAAACTTGAAGTGTTTCCTACATTTCATCCTTATCACAGAATGAGTTCATACTCCCTGATAACACCATACTGGGTTCAGATCCGCGGCTGAGGCATCCCTGATGAGTGGAAATGCAGCCACTGGCACCTATACGCGGTTGACCAGCGCCTCACCCTTAAAGAGAATGGTGATCTAAGCGGTCCCTCTGAAGGCCCACCACAGGTCACCGGGTTACTCCATGTCCCCTGAATACTACACCACAATGGGGGCCATAATGAAAAAGCACAGGGTCCCCGTGGTGTGGACCTCCGGGGGTTCTCAACACCATCACCTGACTCTGCAGAGGAGGCTGAAGGAGTTCCTCATGAGGTTATAGGCAGTGTTTCCTCTGTATCAGATCAGATCCTCTCGGGTCTGAGTCCCTTCCTTTTGAGGTAACTGTTCCACCTTAAGGCAATGCTGCGGTAGTAGCTGTCCCCTGTTGCTTTCCAGGCCCTGTTTGCAAGCTGTACGTGGAGTCTGTGGTAGCTCTCACTGGCTAACCATGCCGGCCTGTAGTACCTGCCGCTCACAGCATAATATGTCCATCGCCCACTGTCGAAAATCCAGTTCATCCTCCTGAAGGTTGAAACGCCAGTTCGGAAGAGGTTAAGCGCTCTTGAGTTCCCGGTGTAACTGTAGGCGGTGTGGAGTCCAAGTGTGCAGATGAGGTGTGCGTTGAGGATGTAGTGTTCCCTCATGAAGTTGTAGTGGAGGTAGAAGTTACCGTATTTCGTGGGTTTTACAAGGCCGGTTGGGGCATGAAAACTGTTTATGAGGGAATTTGAGATGTCAAGGTACCCCCTGTTACCTGTGAGGTTGTATGCCCTGGCGTAGTGGCCTGCAAGGTTTCCCTGGGCGAAGCTGTCAAGCCAGCCGGTACCTGATCCATGGTAGTCGAAGTACATGGGGAATACAGCGTAGCGCATGCCCCTGTATGTCCTGAAGGTTACCGTGAGTTTCTGCTCATCCAGCACTTCAAGGAAGTCAGAGGTGTTCCTGCAGCCACCTGCAAGGTTGGATGTTGTTACAGGGTAAATATGCCATCCCCTGTTCTTGTAGTAGACAAATGGCAGGTTGCTCCTGAACTCCGGTACTGGCATGTTCCTGAACTGACAGGCTTTGCTGTTGAATACAGTTACTGTTGTCTCTGATGGTGAAAGTTTCCTGGAGTAGTAGGCGTTATTGGCCTGTATGGTCTTGATCTCGATGATCTTCTCATCACTCCTCAGGGCCCGCTTACCTTTGATCCCTAAGAAGAGTTTAACGGCATATCCTGCATCTATGTATGCCTGATAGTACCTTCTATCACCTGTGGATGTGTACCGCGTATAAAGGTGGTTCCTTATCCTCGTATTATTTTTAACTGCCCCTTTGAGGAGTTCCTGGTAACTGTCCAGGTAGTATGAGCGGTTCAGGTGGTCGGGTGTCCCGTTGCAGTCTGTGTTGTTATCCACTGCATGGGATGGACTGCATGCAATGATAAAAATCAGGCCAAGGATTACTGGAAAAAATCTTTTCAATATTATCCCCCCATTACAATTTTGAATGGCGCCCCATATAAAGGTGGGTGAATTCCTTAAACGGAAACCTTTTTATAATGGAAAAGGTCATATTATAGAAAAATCATTCACACTTATAGGAATGGTGTTGCAATGTTGATATCAGTATTACTGCCATGTGGGGTGTCCTAACTGG from the Methanothermobacter sp. K4 genome contains:
- a CDS encoding MATE family efflux transporter, whose translation is MTEGVKIMRGDPKRALLKLSGPMIIAMLLTSIYNLVDAIWVAGLGGEALAAIGFVTPLYMVLVGLSNGLGAGAASSVSRYLGAGDAEGVNNSATHTIIITAAVSVVITVILELLLGDILLSLGAGDALKPAFQYGSVVFAGTIFTLFTGAAYGILRSEGDAKRPMYAMGLSAVLNMVLDPLLIYTAGWGIAGAAWATVISQLAVSLVVLYWFLGGGTYTSIGMKHFRPDRGVALSILSVTVPASAEFFVMSLVTAVLNGILTAVGGTSAVAVYSAGWRIVMLAIVPVISVATALVSVSGVAYGSRNFRNLEVVHGYSIRLGLMIAAATALLTFILAPWISWVFSYSQASADLAPRITWFLRVICLFYLFLPPGIMSGSIFQGAGRGLTSLTLSVIRQVLLVAVFAYLLGVTLGFGEVGVWWGVVAGDIGGSLIAYLWARLFIGRLRRYGD
- the arsB gene encoding ACR3 family arsenite efflux transporter — its product is MESEEMGIFERYLTVWVILCIITGVGIGQFIPAFPALLNRLQYAQVSLPVAVLIWLMIYPMMLRIDFSSIIRATREIRGLTVTCGTNWLIKPFTMYIVASFFLLGVFSNLIPPELGREYLAGAVLLGAAPCTAMVFVWSSLTRGDPAYTLVQVAVNDIILLFAYAPIVAFLLGIGNIQVPYDTLILSVVLFVVVPLLAGYLTRRRLITSRGPEYFQEFLGKFENITVIGLLLTLIIIFSFQGMVIIENPLHIGLIAVPLIIQTFLIFTVAYLWARLWRLRHAVAAPAALIGASNFFELAVAVAISLFGLQSGAALATVVGVLVEVPVMLALVRIANATRGRFPA
- a CDS encoding D-glucuronyl C5-epimerase family protein yields the protein MKRFFPVILGLIFIIACSPSHAVDNNTDCNGTPDHLNRSYYLDSYQELLKGAVKNNTRIRNHLYTRYTSTGDRRYYQAYIDAGYAVKLFLGIKGKRALRSDEKIIEIKTIQANNAYYSRKLSPSETTVTVFNSKACQFRNMPVPEFRSNLPFVYYKNRGWHIYPVTTSNLAGGCRNTSDFLEVLDEQKLTVTFRTYRGMRYAVFPMYFDYHGSGTGWLDSFAQGNLAGHYARAYNLTGNRGYLDISNSLINSFHAPTGLVKPTKYGNFYLHYNFMREHYILNAHLICTLGLHTAYSYTGNSRALNLFRTGVSTFRRMNWIFDSGRWTYYAVSGRYYRPAWLASESYHRLHVQLANRAWKATGDSYYRSIALRWNSYLKRKGLRPERI